A genomic region of Methylobacterium durans contains the following coding sequences:
- a CDS encoding hybrid sensor histidine kinase/response regulator produces MDSSLEDGQAPLRILLLEDSDLDAELLSAVLDDARLHCEIERVMNRGDFATATSQRRHGIILADYVLPTFDGLSALAIARENCPNVPFVFVSGTLGEEVAVEALKNGATDYVTKQRLDRLPRVIVRALAEARAHAERRAAEQALRELNETLEARVAERTRELADANAALQNQITERERIEEALRQAQRLEAVGQLTSGVAHDFNNLLTVIAGNIEFLEQAVSDDRSRRRLDMMRGAAERGARLTAQLLAFSRRQRLEPVPVQLNRTVTSMRDLLQSSIGGAVRIEMTLQPDLWPALVDPTQIELIILNLAINARDAMAVGGSLTIETANVHLTSEPRRPEEPSPGDYAMVAVSDTGTGIPPDVLARVFEPFFTTKEVGKGSGLGLAQVYGFAKQSGGGVRIDTVPGEGTTVRVYLPRVAAGMVAGDTPRVEVDCTTIRKPGDKPVLLVVDDDSAVREITTTKLARAGYEVREAGSGLAAIQALEHDPCFDLVVVDFAMPGMSGAEVASVIQQRWPTIPIVFVTGYADRTALGEVEAAGEDRIVQKPFRDGELERKVAAALVIRPAPGLRLVSNRSGL; encoded by the coding sequence ATGGACAGCTCGCTCGAAGACGGTCAGGCGCCGCTCCGCATCCTGCTGCTTGAGGACAGCGACCTCGACGCCGAGCTGCTCTCTGCCGTCCTCGATGATGCTCGCCTACACTGCGAGATCGAGCGGGTGATGAACCGCGGCGACTTCGCCACAGCCACGAGCCAGCGACGGCACGGCATCATTTTGGCCGACTACGTCTTGCCCACCTTCGACGGCCTGAGTGCGCTCGCGATCGCGCGTGAGAACTGCCCCAACGTGCCCTTCGTCTTCGTGTCCGGCACTCTCGGCGAGGAGGTGGCGGTCGAGGCCCTGAAGAACGGAGCCACGGACTACGTTACGAAACAACGGCTCGACCGGCTTCCGCGTGTGATTGTGCGGGCGCTCGCTGAGGCCCGTGCCCACGCCGAGCGACGTGCCGCGGAGCAGGCATTGCGTGAGTTGAACGAGACCCTTGAGGCACGGGTCGCGGAGCGTACCCGCGAACTCGCGGATGCCAACGCGGCGCTGCAGAACCAGATCACTGAGCGCGAGCGTATCGAGGAAGCCTTGCGGCAGGCCCAGCGCCTGGAGGCGGTCGGGCAGCTAACCAGCGGTGTGGCACACGATTTTAACAACCTCCTGACCGTGATTGCCGGCAACATCGAGTTCTTGGAGCAGGCCGTCTCGGATGATCGGTCACGCCGCCGTCTCGACATGATGCGCGGCGCGGCCGAGCGCGGTGCCCGCCTCACTGCACAACTCCTCGCCTTCTCACGGCGGCAGCGGCTTGAGCCCGTGCCAGTTCAGTTGAACCGGACGGTCACCTCGATGCGCGACCTGCTGCAGAGTTCGATCGGCGGCGCCGTGCGGATCGAGATGACGCTGCAGCCGGACCTCTGGCCGGCGCTCGTCGACCCCACTCAGATCGAGCTGATCATCCTCAACCTCGCCATCAACGCCCGGGATGCGATGGCGGTGGGGGGCAGCCTCACCATCGAAACGGCCAACGTGCACCTGACCAGCGAGCCAAGGCGGCCGGAGGAGCCCTCTCCTGGCGACTACGCCATGGTGGCAGTGAGTGACACCGGAACTGGTATCCCACCGGATGTGCTGGCGCGGGTCTTCGAGCCGTTCTTCACGACAAAGGAAGTAGGCAAAGGCTCAGGTCTCGGCCTTGCCCAGGTCTACGGCTTCGCCAAGCAGTCTGGCGGCGGAGTTCGCATCGACACCGTACCCGGTGAAGGCACGACGGTGCGGGTCTATCTGCCGCGCGTAGCTGCGGGCATGGTAGCAGGCGATACACCTCGCGTTGAGGTCGACTGCACGACCATCCGCAAGCCCGGCGATAAGCCGGTACTGCTCGTTGTCGATGACGACAGTGCGGTCCGGGAGATCACCACTACAAAGCTGGCCAGGGCTGGCTACGAGGTCCGCGAGGCAGGATCAGGGCTCGCGGCCATCCAAGCCCTTGAACACGATCCGTGCTTCGACCTCGTCGTCGTTGACTTCGCGATGCCCGGCATGAGCGGCGCCGAGGTTGCCAGCGTGATCCAGCAACGATGGCCAACAATACCAATCGTGTTCGTGACCGGCTACGCGGACCGAACGGCGCTGGGTGAGGTCGAGGCGGCCGGAGAGGATCGGATCGTCCAGAAACCCTTCCGTGATGGCGAACTCGAACGCAAGGTTGCGGCGGCGCTGGTTATTCGTCCTGCTCCAGGCTTGAGGTTAGTCTCAAACCGCAGTGGTCTTTGA
- the eda gene encoding bifunctional 4-hydroxy-2-oxoglutarate aldolase/2-dehydro-3-deoxy-phosphogluconate aldolase yields MTDIDALMRSVPVIPVLVVEEASHAEPIAEALVGGGLTALEVTLRTPAALDVIRAMSRVEGAVVGAGTVLNVRDLDAAIEAGAKFIVSPGLTAPLTEAAIERGIPYLPGVANAADIMRGLDHGLTRFKFFPAEPAGGIKALKALAGPFGQVRFCPTGGITEATAPDWLALKPVLCVGGSWVVPAGTPDVATIRRAAEVAARLRAA; encoded by the coding sequence ATGACCGACATCGACGCCCTGATGCGCTCGGTTCCCGTGATCCCCGTGCTCGTCGTCGAGGAGGCGAGCCACGCCGAGCCGATCGCCGAGGCGCTCGTCGGCGGCGGCCTGACGGCGCTGGAAGTGACCCTTCGGACCCCCGCCGCCCTCGACGTGATCCGCGCCATGTCGCGGGTCGAGGGCGCCGTCGTCGGCGCCGGGACGGTGCTGAACGTGCGCGACCTCGACGCGGCGATCGAGGCCGGCGCGAAATTCATCGTCAGCCCGGGCCTCACGGCGCCGCTGACGGAAGCCGCGATCGAACGCGGCATCCCCTATCTGCCGGGTGTGGCGAACGCCGCCGACATCATGCGGGGGCTCGATCACGGCCTGACGCGGTTCAAGTTCTTCCCGGCGGAGCCCGCCGGCGGCATCAAGGCGCTGAAGGCTCTCGCGGGCCCATTCGGGCAGGTGCGGTTCTGCCCCACTGGCGGCATCACCGAGGCGACGGCGCCGGACTGGCTCGCGCTGAAGCCGGTGCTCTGCGTCGGCGGCAGTTGGGTGGTCCCGGCCGGCACACCCGACGTCGCCACGATCCGCCGCGCCGCCGAGGTGGCCGCGCGCCTTCGCGCGGCCTGA
- a CDS encoding Crp/Fnr family transcriptional regulator, with the protein MTDLFVRKLSGLDRLNDEEVQILRGLTPQARSVDARADVIVQGSRPTSSTLLLEGLTGRYRILTDGRRQITSIDVPGDFVDLHSFPLKTMDHGVIALSACRVATAPHAELARITETQPHLTRLLWLTTLIDAAIHREWLVALGRMSALERMGHLFCELYMRLNAVGLADAQTHSFALPVTQSDVGDMLGITNVHVNRTLQDMRRRNLVTWRGATVSIPDWDGLVEVARFDASYLHQEREPR; encoded by the coding sequence ATGACGGACCTGTTTGTTCGGAAGTTGAGCGGTCTCGACCGGCTGAACGACGAGGAGGTGCAAATCCTGCGCGGGTTGACGCCGCAGGCGCGCTCCGTGGACGCGCGCGCCGATGTGATCGTTCAGGGCAGCCGCCCCACCAGCAGCACGCTTCTCCTTGAGGGACTGACCGGGCGCTATCGGATCCTCACGGACGGTCGCCGCCAGATCACCTCGATCGACGTGCCGGGTGATTTCGTCGACCTGCACAGCTTCCCGTTGAAGACGATGGACCACGGCGTGATCGCGCTCTCGGCATGCCGCGTCGCGACGGCACCGCACGCGGAATTGGCGCGGATCACCGAGACGCAGCCGCACCTGACGCGATTGCTCTGGCTGACGACTCTGATCGACGCCGCGATCCACCGGGAATGGCTGGTCGCGCTCGGCCGGATGTCGGCGCTGGAGCGTATGGGTCACCTGTTCTGTGAACTCTACATGCGGCTGAACGCGGTCGGCCTCGCCGACGCGCAGACGCACAGCTTCGCGCTGCCCGTGACTCAGAGCGATGTCGGCGACATGCTCGGCATCACGAACGTGCATGTGAACCGCACGCTGCAGGACATGCGGCGGCGCAACCTCGTGACGTGGCGGGGTGCCACCGTGAGCATTCCGGACTGGGACGGACTGGTCGAGGTCGCGCGGTTCGACGCGTCCTACCTGCATCAGGAGCGCGAACCGCGCTAA
- a CDS encoding response regulator, which translates to MADLKPILLVEDNPNDIELTLAALERSQLANEIVICRDGAEALDFLYRRGSHEGRDARDPAVVLLDLKLPKVDGLEVLAAVKGDPQTRAIPIVMLTSSREESDLVRSYELGVNAFVVKPVGFKEFFEAIQDLGVFWAVLNEPPPHRGSWPSNV; encoded by the coding sequence ATGGCGGACCTGAAGCCGATCCTCCTTGTGGAGGACAATCCGAACGACATCGAGCTGACGCTGGCCGCTCTGGAGAGGAGCCAGTTGGCGAACGAGATCGTCATCTGCCGTGACGGAGCCGAGGCTCTCGACTTCCTCTACCGGCGCGGCTCTCATGAAGGCCGCGACGCTCGCGATCCGGCCGTCGTGCTGCTCGACTTGAAGCTGCCGAAAGTCGATGGTCTTGAGGTGCTGGCCGCCGTCAAGGGCGATCCTCAGACGCGCGCCATTCCCATCGTCATGCTCACCTCGTCGCGCGAAGAGAGCGACCTTGTGCGCTCTTACGAACTCGGCGTGAACGCCTTCGTGGTGAAGCCGGTCGGCTTCAAGGAGTTCTTCGAGGCGATCCAAGACCTCGGGGTGTTCTGGGCGGTCTTGAACGAACCGCCGCCGCATCGGGGAAGCTGGCCATCGAACGTCTGA
- a CDS encoding MliC family protein — protein MSSHHPVIRALSAALLCVAAGRAAGQDGAAPKEPEKALTEAVQSETAATRRVLFECPKGALLTVEFLNSEPGRPAVVRPASGEAVTLQAQESGSGFRYGDGTRELRSKGREVTWTDASGRPVVCTEQMPTPLGTEPN, from the coding sequence ATGTCCAGCCACCATCCTGTCATTCGCGCCCTCTCGGCAGCCCTGCTCTGCGTCGCGGCGGGCCGGGCCGCGGGCCAGGACGGCGCGGCGCCGAAGGAGCCGGAGAAGGCCCTGACGGAGGCCGTCCAGTCCGAGACTGCCGCGACGCGGCGCGTGCTCTTCGAATGTCCGAAGGGGGCGCTTCTGACCGTCGAGTTCCTGAACTCCGAGCCCGGCCGGCCGGCAGTGGTTCGTCCCGCGAGCGGCGAGGCGGTGACCCTGCAGGCCCAGGAGAGCGGCTCGGGCTTCCGCTACGGCGACGGGACGCGCGAGCTGCGCAGCAAGGGTCGCGAAGTCACCTGGACGGACGCGTCGGGGAGGCCAGTCGTCTGCACGGAGCAGATGCCGACGCCGCTCGGGACGGAGCCGAACTAG
- a CDS encoding IS3 family transposase (programmed frameshift) — MRRGQRPSAEQVVLTLRQIEVQTAQGKSIAIACKEAGICEQSYYRWRKEYGGLQVDQARRMKDLERENARLRRLVADLSLEKQVLKDVAGGKLVAPERRRQAVSGIREKYGLSERHACRIVGQHRGTQRYVPTVLADEDALTRAIISLASEYGRYGYRRVTALLQAGGWQVGKDRVQRIWRREGLKVPHKHRPRSRLWLNDGSCVRLRPQHRNHVWSFDFVQAQTHDGRSLRILTLIDEHSRACLALKVARRINSLGVIEALAEAMCLHGIPENVRCDNGPEMVAKALRKWVAQAGSQIQYIAPGSPWENGYCESFNGKLRDECLRQEIFYSLKEAQAVIGLWQATYNRVRPHSSLGYRPPAPVSFPDLAFRLPMAATMQ, encoded by the exons ATGAGGAGAGGACAGAGGCCGAGTGCCGAGCAGGTGGTGCTGACGTTGCGCCAGATCGAGGTGCAGACAGCCCAGGGCAAGAGCATCGCCATTGCCTGCAAAGAGGCGGGCATCTGCGAGCAGAGCTACTATCGCTGGCGCAAGGAGTACGGCGGCCTGCAGGTCGATCAGGCGCGTCGGATGAAGGATCTGGAGCGTGAGAACGCCCGCCTGCGGCGCCTTGTGGCGGACCTGTCCCTGGAGAAGCAGGTGCTCAAGGACGTCGCGG GCGGGAAACTTGTAGCCCCCGAGCGACGCCGGCAGGCGGTCTCTGGCATCCGGGAGAAGTACGGCCTCTCGGAACGTCACGCCTGCCGGATCGTCGGCCAGCACCGCGGCACGCAGCGCTACGTGCCCACCGTGCTAGCCGACGAGGATGCGCTGACCCGCGCCATCATCAGCCTGGCGTCCGAGTACGGGCGCTACGGCTACCGCCGTGTCACGGCTCTGCTGCAGGCAGGTGGTTGGCAGGTGGGCAAGGATCGGGTTCAGCGCATCTGGCGTCGTGAGGGGCTGAAGGTCCCGCACAAGCACCGGCCACGCAGCCGGCTGTGGCTGAACGACGGCTCCTGCGTGCGGCTGCGGCCGCAGCATCGCAACCACGTCTGGAGCTTCGACTTCGTGCAGGCGCAGACCCACGATGGCCGCAGCTTGCGCATCCTGACGCTGATCGACGAGCACAGCCGAGCCTGCTTGGCGCTGAAGGTGGCGCGGCGCATCAACAGCCTGGGCGTGATCGAGGCGCTGGCGGAGGCGATGTGCCTGCACGGCATCCCGGAGAACGTCCGCTGCGACAATGGCCCTGAGATGGTTGCGAAGGCGCTGCGCAAGTGGGTCGCCCAAGCTGGATCACAGATCCAGTACATCGCGCCGGGCTCACCGTGGGAGAACGGCTATTGTGAGAGCTTCAACGGCAAGCTGCGCGACGAGTGCCTGCGCCAGGAGATCTTCTACTCGCTCAAAGAGGCACAAGCTGTGATCGGGCTTTGGCAAGCCACTTACAACCGCGTCCGGCCGCACTCGTCCTTGGGGTATCGACCGCCCGCGCCCGTCAGCTTCCCGGATCTGGCCTTCCGCCTACCCATGGCCGCTACCATGCAGTAG
- the edd gene encoding phosphogluconate dehydratase, giving the protein MTDIHPEVAAVTDRVIMRSRETRRAYLDLIARERESGVHRPSLACGNLAHGFAAAGEDKAAIRAGRSMNIGIVTAYNDMLSAHQPYGRYPDQIKIFARERGATAQVAGGTPAMCDGVTQGQRGMELSLFSRDTIALSAAVGLSHGMFDGAALLGICDKIVPGLLIGALRFGHLPTILIPAGPMPSGLANKEKQRIRQLYAEGKVGRDELLESEAASYHGAGTCTFYGTANSNQMMMDVMGLHMPGASFINPGTKLRQAVTRAAIHRLTEIGADGNDYRPLGRCVDEKAIVNAVIGLLATGGSTNHAIHLPAIARAAGIVLDWEDFDRLSAVVPLIARVYPNGAGDVNHFHAAGGMSFVIASLLDAGLLHGDILTVAGASLRDHARDPKLDGEEIRYEDAPERSYDETMLRRPTEPFQPDGGMRLVKGNLGRATFKTSAVEEHRRTIEAPARVFSDQVEVLKAFKAGELERDVIVVVRFQGPRANGMPELHKLTPPLGVLQDRGHKVALVTDGRMSGASGKVPAAIHLSPEAIGGGPIGKIRDGDVVRLSGPEGRLEVLVDASEFAAREDASPPPPAAGTGRELFAFMRLGADGAEQGGSAMLAAAGL; this is encoded by the coding sequence ATGACCGACATCCATCCCGAGGTCGCCGCAGTCACCGACCGCGTGATCATGCGGTCGCGGGAGACGCGGCGCGCCTATCTCGATCTGATCGCGCGCGAGCGGGAGAGTGGCGTGCATCGCCCCAGCCTCGCCTGCGGCAACCTCGCCCACGGCTTCGCCGCGGCCGGCGAGGACAAGGCCGCGATCCGCGCCGGGCGTTCGATGAATATCGGCATCGTCACCGCCTACAACGACATGCTCTCCGCCCATCAGCCCTACGGGCGCTACCCGGACCAGATCAAGATCTTCGCCCGCGAGCGCGGCGCGACCGCTCAGGTGGCGGGCGGCACGCCGGCCATGTGTGACGGCGTCACGCAGGGCCAGCGCGGTATGGAGCTGTCGCTGTTCTCGCGCGACACGATCGCCCTGTCGGCGGCGGTGGGCCTGAGCCATGGCATGTTCGACGGGGCGGCGCTCCTCGGCATCTGCGACAAGATCGTGCCCGGCCTCCTGATCGGGGCGCTGCGCTTCGGCCACCTGCCGACGATCCTGATCCCGGCCGGACCGATGCCCTCCGGTCTCGCCAACAAGGAGAAGCAGCGCATCCGCCAGCTCTACGCGGAAGGGAAGGTCGGCCGCGACGAACTGCTCGAATCGGAGGCTGCCTCCTATCACGGGGCGGGGACCTGCACGTTCTACGGCACGGCCAATTCCAACCAGATGATGATGGACGTGATGGGCCTGCACATGCCCGGCGCCTCCTTCATCAATCCGGGCACGAAGCTACGTCAGGCCGTGACCCGCGCGGCCATCCACCGGCTGACCGAGATCGGCGCGGACGGCAACGATTACCGTCCCCTCGGGCGCTGCGTCGACGAGAAGGCGATCGTCAACGCGGTGATCGGGCTGCTCGCCACCGGCGGCTCGACCAACCACGCGATCCACCTGCCGGCGATCGCGCGCGCGGCGGGCATCGTCCTCGACTGGGAGGATTTCGATCGACTGTCGGCGGTGGTCCCGCTGATCGCCCGCGTCTACCCGAACGGCGCGGGAGACGTGAACCATTTCCACGCCGCAGGCGGCATGAGTTTCGTGATCGCGAGCCTCCTCGACGCGGGTCTCCTGCACGGCGACATCCTCACCGTCGCGGGCGCGTCGCTGCGCGATCACGCCCGCGATCCGAAGCTCGACGGCGAGGAGATCCGCTACGAGGACGCGCCCGAACGGAGCTACGACGAGACCATGCTGCGCAGGCCCACCGAACCCTTCCAGCCGGATGGCGGCATGCGGCTCGTGAAGGGCAATCTCGGCCGGGCGACCTTCAAGACCAGCGCCGTCGAGGAGCATCGCCGCACGATCGAGGCGCCGGCCCGCGTCTTCTCCGATCAGGTCGAGGTCCTGAAGGCGTTCAAGGCGGGCGAACTGGAGCGCGACGTCATCGTCGTCGTGCGCTTCCAGGGGCCGCGGGCGAACGGCATGCCGGAACTGCACAAGCTTACGCCGCCGCTCGGCGTCCTGCAGGACCGCGGGCACAAGGTGGCGCTCGTCACCGACGGGCGGATGTCCGGCGCCTCCGGCAAGGTCCCGGCCGCGATCCATCTCAGCCCCGAGGCGATCGGCGGCGGCCCGATCGGCAAGATCCGCGACGGGGACGTGGTGCGCCTGAGCGGGCCCGAGGGACGGCTCGAGGTGCTCGTGGACGCGTCGGAGTTCGCCGCTCGCGAGGACGCGTCGCCTCCGCCGCCCGCAGCCGGCACCGGACGCGAACTCTTCGCCTTCATGCGCCTGGGCGCCGACGGTGCGGAGCAGGGCGGCTCGGCGATGCTCGCGGCCGCCGGCCTCTGA
- a CDS encoding ATP-binding protein translates to MSSATQTQHGAELTACDREPIHILGTLQPHGFLLAGEGADLRIVQASANVPDRPGRLAARIHGQPLGAAFPEIGSAAASDLAAQSGREGANYVRTLTLNTVDGPRSYDLAVHQSSGLTILELEEVASETASAHSLDALYPLLNAFVEGLHTATTAEELCALLAADIRHITGFDRALVYRFDRDWNGTVVAEDGNGVLPSYLDLRFPASDIPAQARELYRRNRLRIIPDAGYEPVPIVPKLTPSTGAPLDLSQSVLRSVSPVHVEYMRNMGTMASMSVSILVDGALWGLISCHNKAPRQVPLRARNACDFLTRIFALQLAAKERGALAEQRLHLGAIQARLLGFMAEEDQFVDGLLNHPEDVLALTGANGAAIVTAEHCRLLGTTPAERQVRGIYDWLSVHHGGEPVYMTDALSAEHPPARSFADLASGLVAISISQKYASYVLWFRPEVVQTVKWGGNPTKVATQDPTGGPDRLHPRKSFEIWKETVQGRSLPWSAPEVDAAKDLRSAVLGIVLRRAEELAALSEELQRSNKELEAFSYSVSHDLRAPFRHIVGYSELLRSREGDRLSDKGRHYVDTIIEAAFSAGTLVDNLLTFSQMGRNSLNRVSGDMNQLVEEVRRKVARDVQAERVIRWQIGSLGRVYADPVMLRLVVENLLSNAVKYTRDRPEAVIEVGREPDRDAEAVFYVRDNGVGFDMAYVGKLFGVFQRLHRVEEFEGTGIGLANVRRIVERHGGRTWAEGNLGQGATFHFTLPVRGGAQ, encoded by the coding sequence TTGAGTTCGGCCACACAAACACAGCACGGGGCGGAACTAACAGCCTGCGACCGAGAGCCGATCCACATTCTCGGCACTCTCCAGCCCCACGGCTTCCTGCTCGCTGGCGAGGGGGCTGATCTCCGCATCGTGCAGGCCAGCGCGAATGTACCCGACCGGCCAGGACGCCTCGCGGCCCGCATCCACGGCCAACCTCTTGGAGCCGCATTTCCTGAGATCGGTAGCGCGGCCGCCTCCGACTTGGCGGCGCAATCAGGCCGCGAGGGCGCCAACTACGTCCGGACATTGACCCTCAACACCGTGGATGGGCCGCGGTCCTACGACCTCGCGGTCCATCAGTCTTCCGGCCTGACCATCCTCGAACTTGAGGAGGTGGCGAGCGAGACTGCGTCAGCGCACAGCCTTGATGCGCTTTATCCACTTCTCAACGCCTTCGTCGAGGGTCTGCACACAGCGACCACGGCAGAAGAACTATGTGCCCTGCTCGCAGCGGACATCCGCCACATCACCGGGTTTGATCGCGCGCTCGTCTACCGCTTCGACCGCGACTGGAACGGTACCGTTGTGGCCGAGGACGGCAATGGGGTGCTGCCCTCCTACCTCGACTTGCGCTTTCCTGCCTCCGACATCCCGGCGCAGGCGCGCGAACTCTACCGCCGCAATCGGCTGCGCATCATCCCGGACGCTGGCTACGAGCCAGTTCCCATTGTGCCAAAGTTGACGCCGTCAACGGGTGCCCCTCTCGATCTCAGCCAGTCGGTTCTGCGCAGCGTCTCGCCGGTTCACGTCGAGTACATGCGCAACATGGGGACGATGGCCTCGATGTCCGTCTCGATCCTCGTCGACGGTGCGCTCTGGGGCTTGATCTCCTGCCACAACAAGGCACCTCGTCAGGTGCCGCTCCGAGCCCGCAACGCCTGTGACTTCCTGACCCGTATCTTCGCCCTGCAGCTCGCCGCGAAGGAACGCGGGGCACTCGCCGAGCAGCGGCTGCACCTCGGCGCGATCCAGGCACGCCTCCTCGGCTTCATGGCGGAGGAGGATCAGTTCGTCGACGGCCTTTTGAACCATCCAGAAGATGTTCTCGCGCTGACGGGGGCGAATGGTGCAGCCATCGTGACGGCTGAACATTGCCGCCTGCTCGGAACAACCCCGGCTGAGCGGCAGGTCCGGGGGATTTACGACTGGCTGTCAGTTCATCATGGCGGCGAGCCCGTCTACATGACGGATGCCCTCTCTGCGGAACACCCACCAGCTCGTTCGTTCGCCGACCTCGCGAGCGGCCTCGTCGCCATCTCGATCTCGCAGAAGTACGCGAGCTACGTCCTCTGGTTCAGACCTGAGGTCGTGCAGACTGTGAAGTGGGGTGGCAACCCGACGAAGGTCGCCACTCAAGACCCTACTGGCGGCCCAGACCGGCTGCATCCCCGCAAGTCCTTCGAGATTTGGAAGGAGACGGTGCAGGGGCGATCGCTGCCTTGGTCTGCCCCAGAAGTAGATGCGGCCAAGGACCTACGTTCGGCCGTACTCGGCATTGTGCTGCGCCGGGCTGAGGAACTCGCAGCCCTCAGCGAGGAGCTTCAACGCTCGAACAAGGAACTCGAAGCCTTCTCCTACTCGGTCAGCCACGATCTGCGCGCTCCGTTCCGCCACATCGTCGGCTACTCGGAGCTTCTGCGCTCACGCGAGGGAGACCGGCTCTCCGACAAGGGACGCCACTATGTCGACACCATCATCGAAGCTGCCTTCTCAGCAGGCACGCTCGTCGACAATCTGCTGACCTTCTCGCAGATGGGCCGGAACTCGCTCAACCGGGTCTCGGGCGACATGAACCAGCTCGTCGAGGAAGTCCGCCGCAAGGTCGCTCGCGACGTACAAGCCGAGCGCGTCATCCGCTGGCAGATCGGCTCGCTCGGTCGGGTCTACGCCGACCCGGTCATGCTGCGCCTCGTCGTCGAGAACCTCCTGTCGAACGCCGTGAAGTACACGCGGGACAGGCCCGAGGCCGTGATCGAGGTCGGACGCGAGCCGGACCGTGATGCCGAGGCAGTATTCTACGTGCGCGACAACGGTGTGGGCTTCGACATGGCCTACGTGGGCAAGCTGTTCGGGGTGTTCCAGCGCCTGCACCGGGTCGAGGAGTTCGAGGGAACCGGTATTGGGCTCGCCAACGTGCGTCGCATCGTCGAGCGTCACGGCGGCCGAACCTGGGCTGAAGGTAACCTCGGTCAAGGCGCAACCTTCCACTTCACGTTACCGGTGCGCGGGGGGGCACAATGA